The Macadamia integrifolia cultivar HAES 741 unplaced genomic scaffold, SCU_Mint_v3 scaffold212, whole genome shotgun sequence genome has a segment encoding these proteins:
- the LOC122065784 gene encoding protein PGR isoform X2, protein MEKLLIQSSIALFIASVIAARAFIRKSLDRSGAFFGFLVMALHFAVGYRFGALILAFFITSSKLTKVGEDKKRSIDADFKEGGQRNWIQVLANSGIATVLVVIAGKLTGCQDKCLDTKDSAVVTCLIGGIIGHYACCNGDTWSSEIGMLSNAQPRLITTFKPVRRGTNGAVTTTGLLAAAAAGGVIGLTFVIFGFFTTKCNSDVALKQLLVIPLAVIAGLFGSLIDSLLGATLQFSGFCTVVEKPGPTVKKISGMTILDNNAVNIVSVLLTTLLTSMACLYIF, encoded by the exons ATGGAGAAACTTTTAATTCAATCCTCAATTGCTTTGTTTATCGCTTCCGTTATCGCTGCCAGAGCTTTCATAAGGAAATCTCTCGATCGATCGGGAGCTTTTTTCGGATTTTTGGTCATGGCCCTCCACTTCGCCGTTGGATACAg GTTTGGTGCTCTGATTCTCGCTTTCTTCATCACTTCGTCTAAGCTAACCAAAGTAGGAGAGGATAAGAAGCGAAGCATCGACGCTGATTTCAAGGAGGGAGGACAGCGCAATTG GATACAAGTTCTTGCTAATAGTGGAATTGCTACTGTTTTGGTTGTGATTGCTGGAAAATTGACGGGATGCCAGGACAAGTGCTTAGACACAAAAGACTCTGCAGTAGTAACATGCCTCATTGGAGGCATTATTGGACACTATGCTTGCTGCAACGGGGACACTTGGTCGTCGGAGATTGGGATGCTTAGTAATGCACAACCACGATTAATCACAACCTTCAAG CCGGTTCGGAGAGGTACAAATGGTGCTGTCACAACAACAGGATTGCTCGCAGCTGCAGCTGCCGGTGGCGTCATTGGATTGACATTTGTTATCTTCGGGTTCTTCACTACGAAATGTAATTCTGATGTAGCTTTGAAACAGCTACTGGTGATACCCCTTGCAGTGATAGCGGGACTATTTGGAAGTTTAATAGACTCTTTGTTGGGGGCAACATTGCAATTCAGTGGATTCTGCACG GTGGTGGAAAAGCCGGGACCAACAGTGAAGAAGATTTCAGGTATGACCATCCTTGACAACAATGCTGTGAACATTGTTTCAGTTTTGCTGACAACCCTCTTGACTTCCATGGCCTGTTTGTACATTTTCTGA
- the LOC122065784 gene encoding protein PGR isoform X1: protein MEKLLIQSSIALFIASVIAARAFIRKSLDRSGAFFGFLVMALHFAVGYRFGALILAFFITSSKLTKVGEDKKRSIDADFKEGGQRNWIQVLANSGIATVLVVIAGKLTGCQDKCLDTKDSAVVTCLIGGIIGHYACCNGDTWSSEIGMLSNAQPRLITTFKPVRRGTNGAVTTTGLLAAAAAGGVIGLTFVIFGFFTTKCNSDVALKQLLVIPLAVIAGLFGSLIDSLLGATLQFSGFCTVRNKVVEKPGPTVKKISGMTILDNNAVNIVSVLLTTLLTSMACLYIF, encoded by the exons ATGGAGAAACTTTTAATTCAATCCTCAATTGCTTTGTTTATCGCTTCCGTTATCGCTGCCAGAGCTTTCATAAGGAAATCTCTCGATCGATCGGGAGCTTTTTTCGGATTTTTGGTCATGGCCCTCCACTTCGCCGTTGGATACAg GTTTGGTGCTCTGATTCTCGCTTTCTTCATCACTTCGTCTAAGCTAACCAAAGTAGGAGAGGATAAGAAGCGAAGCATCGACGCTGATTTCAAGGAGGGAGGACAGCGCAATTG GATACAAGTTCTTGCTAATAGTGGAATTGCTACTGTTTTGGTTGTGATTGCTGGAAAATTGACGGGATGCCAGGACAAGTGCTTAGACACAAAAGACTCTGCAGTAGTAACATGCCTCATTGGAGGCATTATTGGACACTATGCTTGCTGCAACGGGGACACTTGGTCGTCGGAGATTGGGATGCTTAGTAATGCACAACCACGATTAATCACAACCTTCAAG CCGGTTCGGAGAGGTACAAATGGTGCTGTCACAACAACAGGATTGCTCGCAGCTGCAGCTGCCGGTGGCGTCATTGGATTGACATTTGTTATCTTCGGGTTCTTCACTACGAAATGTAATTCTGATGTAGCTTTGAAACAGCTACTGGTGATACCCCTTGCAGTGATAGCGGGACTATTTGGAAGTTTAATAGACTCTTTGTTGGGGGCAACATTGCAATTCAGTGGATTCTGCACGGTACGTAACAAG GTGGTGGAAAAGCCGGGACCAACAGTGAAGAAGATTTCAGGTATGACCATCCTTGACAACAATGCTGTGAACATTGTTTCAGTTTTGCTGACAACCCTCTTGACTTCCATGGCCTGTTTGTACATTTTCTGA